In Bos indicus x Bos taurus breed Angus x Brahman F1 hybrid chromosome 23, Bos_hybrid_MaternalHap_v2.0, whole genome shotgun sequence, a single genomic region encodes these proteins:
- the LOC113882228 gene encoding histone H2B 1/2-like — MVGSLEQRWWSGEKGRVADSVTGWLDNSFVNDIFERIAGEALRLVHYNKRSTITSREIQTAVRLLLPGELAKHAVSVGTKAVTEHTSSK; from the coding sequence ATGGTGGGCAGCCTGGAGCAGAGGTGGTGgtcaggggagaaggggagggtggcagATTCAGTGACTGGATGGTTGGATAACTCCTTCGTCAACGACATTTTTGAGCGCATCGCTGGCGAGGCATTGCGCCTGGTGCATTACAACAAGCGCTCgactatcacatccagggagatccagaccgcCGTGCGCTTGCTGttacctggggagctggccaagcacgccgTGTCTGtgggcactaaggctgtcactgagcataccagctccaagtaa